The following are encoded in a window of Pongo abelii isolate AG06213 chromosome 14, NHGRI_mPonAbe1-v2.0_pri, whole genome shotgun sequence genomic DNA:
- the RNF6 gene encoding E3 ubiquitin-protein ligase RNF6 (The RefSeq protein has 2 substitutions compared to this genomic sequence), translated as MNQSRLRSDGGSEETLSQDHNHHENERRWQQERLHREEAYYQFINELNDEDYRLMRDHNLLGTPGEITSEELQQRLDGVKEQLASQPDFRDGTNYRDSEVPRESSHEDSLLEWLNTFRRTGNATRSGQNGNQTWRAVSRTNPNSGEFRFSLEIHVNHENRGFEIHGEDYTDIPLSDSNRDHTANRQQRSTSPVARRTRSQTSVNFNGSSSNIPRTRLASRGQNPAEGSFSTLGRLRNGIGGAAGIPRANASRTNFSSHTNQSGGSELRQREGQRFGAAHVWENGARSNVTVRNTNQRLEPIRLRSTFNSRSRSPIQRQSGTVYHNSQRESRPVQQTTRRSVRRRGRTRVFLEQDRERERRGTAYTPFSNSRLVSRITVEEGEESSRSSTAVRRHPTITLDLQVRRIRPGENRDRDSIANRTRSRVGLAENTVTIESNSGGFRRTISRLERSGIRTYVSTITVPLRRISENELVEPSSVALRSILRQIMTGFGELSSLMEADSESELQRNGQHLPDMHSELSNLGTVNNRSQHREGSSQDRQAQGDSTEMHGENETTQPHTRNSDNRGGRQLRDSNNLVETGTLPILHLAHFFLLNESDDDDRIRGLTKEQIDNLSTRHYEHNSIDSELGKICSVCISDHVTGNKLRQLPCMHEFHIHCIDRWLSENCTCPICRQPVLGSNIANNG; from the exons ATGAATCAGTCTAGATCGAGATCAGATGGTGGCAGTGAAGAAACCTTATCTCAAGACCATAATCATCATGAAAATGAGAGAAGATGGCAGCAAGAGCGTCTCCACAGAGAAGAGGCCTATTATCAGTTTATTAATGAACTCAATGATGAAGATTATCGGCTTATGAGAGACCATAATCTTTTAGGCACCCCTG gAGAAATAACATCAGAAGAACTGCAACAGCGGTTAGATGGCGTCAAGGAACAACTAGCATCTCAGCCTGACTTCAGAGATGGAACGAATTACAGAG ACTCAGAAGTCCCTAGAGAAAGTTCACATGAAGATTCTCTTCTAGAATGGTTGAACACCTTTCGGCGCACAGGAAATGCAACTCGAAGTGGACAAAATGGGAACCAAACTTGGAGAGCTGTGAGTCGAACAAACCCGAACAGTGGAGAGTTTCGGTTTAGTTTGGAAATCCACGTAAATCATGAAAATAGAGGATTTGAAATTCATGGAGAAGATTATACAGACATTCCACTTTCAGATAGTAACAGAGATCATACTGCAAATAGGCAACAAAGGTCAACTAGTCCTGTGGCTAGGCGAACAAGAAGCCAAACCTCAGTGAATTTCAATGGTAGTAGTTCCAACATTCCAAGGACTAGGCTTGCTTCAAGGGGGCAAAATCCAGCTGAAGGATCTTTCTCAACATTGGGAAGGTTAAGAAATGGAATTGGGGGAGCAGCTGGCATTCCTCGAGCTAACGCTTCACGCACTAATTTCAGTAGTCACACAAACCAATCAGGTGGTAGTGAACTCAGGCAAAGGGAGGGGCAACGGTTTGGAGCAGCACATGTTTGGGAAAATGGGGCTAGAAGTAATGTTACAGTGAGGAATACAAACCAAAGATTAGAGCCAATAAGATTGCGATCTACTTTCAATAGTCGAAGCCGTTCACCAATTCAGAGACAGAGTGGCACTGTTTATCATAATTCCCAAAGGGAAAGTAGACCAGTACAGCAAACCACTAGAAGATCTGTTAGGAGGAGAGGTAGAACTCGAGTCTTTTTAGAGCAAGATAGAGAACGAGAACGCAGAGGTACTGCATATACCCCATTCTCTAATTCAAGGCTTGTGTCAAGAATAACagtagaagaaggagaagaatccAGCAGATCCTCAACTGCTGTACGACGACATCCAACAATCACACTGGACCTTCAAGTGAGAAGGATCCGTCCTGGAGAAAATAGAGATCGGGATAGTATTGCAAATAGAACTCGATCCAGAGTAGGGCTAGCAGAAAATACAGTCACTATTGAAAGCAATAGTGGGGGCTTTCGCCGAACCATTTCTCGTTTAGAGCGGTCAGGTATTCGAACCTATGTTAGTACCATAACAGTTCCTCTTCGTAGGATTTCTGAGAATGAGCTTGTTGAGCCATCATCAGTGGCTCTTCGGTCAATTTTAAGGCAGATCATGACTGGGTTTGGAGAACTGAGTTCTCTAATGGAGGCTGATTCTGAGTCAGAGCTTCAGAGAAATGGCCAGCATTTACCAGATATGCACTCAGAACTGAGTAACTTAGGTACAGTTAACAACAGGAGCCAGCACAGGGAAGGTTCCTCTCAAGACAGGCAGGCCCAAGGAGACAGCACTGAAATGCATGGTGAAAACGAGACCACCCAGCCTCATACTCGAAACAGTGACAATAGGGGTGGCAGGCAGTTGCGAGATTCAAACAATTTAGTTGAAACTGGAACACTACCTATTCTTCACCTTGCTCACTTTTTTTTACTAAATGAAAGTGATGATGATGATCGAATACGTGGTTTAACCAAGGAGCAGATTGACAATCTTTCCACCCGGCACTATGAGCATAACAGTATTGATAGTGAACTAGGTAAAATCTGTAGTGTTTGTATCAGTGACTACGTAACTGGAAACAAGCTCAGGCAATTACCTTGCATGCATGAATTTCACATTCATTGTATTGACCGATGGCTCTCAGAGAATTGCACTTGTCCGATCTGTCGGCAGCCTGTTTTAGGGTCCAACATAGCAAACAATGGGTAA
- the RNF6 gene encoding E3 ubiquitin-protein ligase RNF6 isoform X1, whose translation MNQSRSRSDGGSEETLSQDHNHHENERRWQQERLHREEAYYQFINELNDEDYRLMRDHNLLGTPGEITSEELQQRLDGVKEQLASQPDFRDGTNYRDSEVPRESSHEDSLLEWLNTFRRTGNATRSGQNGNQTWRAVSRTNPNSGEFRFSLEIHVNHENRGFEIHGEDYTDIPLSDSNRDHTANRQQRSTSPVARRTRSQTSVNFNGSSSNIPRTRLASRGQNPAEGSFSTLGRLRNGIGGAAGIPRANASRTNFSSHTNQSGGSELRQREGQRFGAAHVWENGARSNVTVRNTNQRLEPIRLRSTFNSRSRSPIQRQSGTVYHNSQRESRPVQQTTRRSVRRRGRTRVFLEQDRERERRGTAYTPFSNSRLVSRITVEEGEESSRSSTAVRRHPTITLDLQVRRIRPGENRDRDSIANRTRSRVGLAENTVTIESNSGGFRRTISRLERSGIRTYVSTITVPLRRISENELVEPSSVALRSILRQIMTGFGELSSLMEADSESELQRNGQHLPDMHSELSNLGTVNNRSQHREGSSQDRQAQGDSTEMHGENETTQPHTRNSDNRGGRQLRDSNNLVETGTLPILHLAHFFLLNESDDDDRIRGLTKEQIDNLSTRHYEHNSIDSELGKICSVCISDYVTGNKLRQLPCMHEFHIHCIDRWLSENCTCPICRQPVLGSNIANNG comes from the exons ATGAATCAGTCTAGATCGAGATCAGATGGTGGCAGTGAAGAAACCTTATCTCAAGACCATAATCATCATGAAAATGAGAGAAGATGGCAGCAAGAGCGTCTCCACAGAGAAGAGGCCTATTATCAGTTTATTAATGAACTCAATGATGAAGATTATCGGCTTATGAGAGACCATAATCTTTTAGGCACCCCTG gAGAAATAACATCAGAAGAACTGCAACAGCGGTTAGATGGCGTCAAGGAACAACTAGCATCTCAGCCTGACTTCAGAGATGGAACGAATTACAGAG ACTCAGAAGTCCCTAGAGAAAGTTCACATGAAGATTCTCTTCTAGAATGGTTGAACACCTTTCGGCGCACAGGAAATGCAACTCGAAGTGGACAAAATGGGAACCAAACTTGGAGAGCTGTGAGTCGAACAAACCCGAACAGTGGAGAGTTTCGGTTTAGTTTGGAAATCCACGTAAATCATGAAAATAGAGGATTTGAAATTCATGGAGAAGATTATACAGACATTCCACTTTCAGATAGTAACAGAGATCATACTGCAAATAGGCAACAAAGGTCAACTAGTCCTGTGGCTAGGCGAACAAGAAGCCAAACCTCAGTGAATTTCAATGGTAGTAGTTCCAACATTCCAAGGACTAGGCTTGCTTCAAGGGGGCAAAATCCAGCTGAAGGATCTTTCTCAACATTGGGAAGGTTAAGAAATGGAATTGGGGGAGCAGCTGGCATTCCTCGAGCTAACGCTTCACGCACTAATTTCAGTAGTCACACAAACCAATCAGGTGGTAGTGAACTCAGGCAAAGGGAGGGGCAACGGTTTGGAGCAGCACATGTTTGGGAAAATGGGGCTAGAAGTAATGTTACAGTGAGGAATACAAACCAAAGATTAGAGCCAATAAGATTGCGATCTACTTTCAATAGTCGAAGCCGTTCACCAATTCAGAGACAGAGTGGCACTGTTTATCATAATTCCCAAAGGGAAAGTAGACCAGTACAGCAAACCACTAGAAGATCTGTTAGGAGGAGAGGTAGAACTCGAGTCTTTTTAGAGCAAGATAGAGAACGAGAACGCAGAGGTACTGCATATACCCCATTCTCTAATTCAAGGCTTGTGTCAAGAATAACagtagaagaaggagaagaatccAGCAGATCCTCAACTGCTGTACGACGACATCCAACAATCACACTGGACCTTCAAGTGAGAAGGATCCGTCCTGGAGAAAATAGAGATCGGGATAGTATTGCAAATAGAACTCGATCCAGAGTAGGGCTAGCAGAAAATACAGTCACTATTGAAAGCAATAGTGGGGGCTTTCGCCGAACCATTTCTCGTTTAGAGCGGTCAGGTATTCGAACCTATGTTAGTACCATAACAGTTCCTCTTCGTAGGATTTCTGAGAATGAGCTTGTTGAGCCATCATCAGTGGCTCTTCGGTCAATTTTAAGGCAGATCATGACTGGGTTTGGAGAACTGAGTTCTCTAATGGAGGCTGATTCTGAGTCAGAGCTTCAGAGAAATGGCCAGCATTTACCAGATATGCACTCAGAACTGAGTAACTTAGGTACAGTTAACAACAGGAGCCAGCACAGGGAAGGTTCCTCTCAAGACAGGCAGGCCCAAGGAGACAGCACTGAAATGCATGGTGAAAACGAGACCACCCAGCCTCATACTCGAAACAGTGACAATAGGGGTGGCAGGCAGTTGCGAGATTCAAACAATTTAGTTGAAACTGGAACACTACCTATTCTTCACCTTGCTCACTTTTTTTTACTAAATGAAAGTGATGATGATGATCGAATACGTGGTTTAACCAAGGAGCAGATTGACAATCTTTCCACCCGGCACTATGAGCATAACAGTATTGATAGTGAACTAGGTAAAATCTGTAGTGTTTGTATCAGTGACTACGTAACTGGAAACAAGCTCAGGCAATTACCTTGCATGCATGAATTTCACATTCATTGTATTGACCGATGGCTCTCAGAGAATTGCACTTGTCCGATCTGTCGGCAGCCTGTTTTAGGGTCCAACATAGCAAACAATGGGTAA
- the RNF6 gene encoding E3 ubiquitin-protein ligase RNF6 isoform X4 — translation MNQSRSRSDGGSEETLSQDHNHHENERRWQQERLHREEAYYQFINELNDEDYRLMRDHNLLGTPGEITSEELQQRLDGVKEQLASQPDFRDGTNYRDSEVPRESSHEDSLLEWLNTFRRTGNATRSGQNGNQTWRAEEGAHEGKNVEGP, via the exons ATGAATCAGTCTAGATCGAGATCAGATGGTGGCAGTGAAGAAACCTTATCTCAAGACCATAATCATCATGAAAATGAGAGAAGATGGCAGCAAGAGCGTCTCCACAGAGAAGAGGCCTATTATCAGTTTATTAATGAACTCAATGATGAAGATTATCGGCTTATGAGAGACCATAATCTTTTAGGCACCCCTG gAGAAATAACATCAGAAGAACTGCAACAGCGGTTAGATGGCGTCAAGGAACAACTAGCATCTCAGCCTGACTTCAGAGATGGAACGAATTACAGAG ACTCAGAAGTCCCTAGAGAAAGTTCACATGAAGATTCTCTTCTAGAATGGTTGAACACCTTTCGGCGCACAGGAAATGCAACTCGAAGTGGACAAAATGGGAACCAAACTTGGAGAGCT gaggaagGGGCCCATGAAGGGAAAAATGTCGAGGGCCCATGA
- the RNF6 gene encoding E3 ubiquitin-protein ligase RNF6 isoform X2 has protein sequence MNQSRSRSDGGSEETLSQDHNHHENERRWQQERLHREEAYYQFINELNDEDYRLMRDHNLLGTPGEITSEELQQRLDGVKEQLASQPDFRDGTNYRDSEVPRESSHEDSLLEWLNTFRRTGNATRSGQNGNQTWRAACVKNNSRRRRRIQQILNCCTTTSNNHTGPSSEKDPSWRK, from the exons ATGAATCAGTCTAGATCGAGATCAGATGGTGGCAGTGAAGAAACCTTATCTCAAGACCATAATCATCATGAAAATGAGAGAAGATGGCAGCAAGAGCGTCTCCACAGAGAAGAGGCCTATTATCAGTTTATTAATGAACTCAATGATGAAGATTATCGGCTTATGAGAGACCATAATCTTTTAGGCACCCCTG gAGAAATAACATCAGAAGAACTGCAACAGCGGTTAGATGGCGTCAAGGAACAACTAGCATCTCAGCCTGACTTCAGAGATGGAACGAATTACAGAG ACTCAGAAGTCCCTAGAGAAAGTTCACATGAAGATTCTCTTCTAGAATGGTTGAACACCTTTCGGCGCACAGGAAATGCAACTCGAAGTGGACAAAATGGGAACCAAACTTGGAGAGCT GCTTGTGTCAAGAATAACagtagaagaaggagaagaatccAGCAGATCCTCAACTGCTGTACGACGACATCCAACAATCACACTGGACCTTCAAGTGAGAAGGATCCGTCCTGGAGAAAATAG